A genomic window from Paramormyrops kingsleyae isolate MSU_618 chromosome 23, PKINGS_0.4, whole genome shotgun sequence includes:
- the twist1a gene encoding twist-related protein 1a, which produces MNVMFEEAMQEESRSPLSPVDSLSNSEEELDRQQKRCGRKRRTSRKNGEDSDSPTPGKRGKKSSSSSPQSFEELQTQRVMANVRERQRTQSLNEAFASLRKIIPTLPSDKLSKIQTLKLAARYIDFLYQVLQSDELDSKMASCSYVAHERLSYAFSVWRMEGAWSMSTSH; this is translated from the coding sequence ATGAACGTAATGTTTGAAGAGGCGATGCAAGAAGAGTCGCGCTCCCCACTGTCTCCAGTGGACAGTCTCAGCAACAGTGAAGAGGAACTCGACAGGCAGCAGAAGAGATGTGGGAGGAAAAGGAGAACTAGCAGGAAAAATGGGGAGGATTCAGATAGCCCTACCCCTGGGAAAAGGGGGAAAAAGTCCAGCAGTAGCAGTCCGCAGTCTTTCGAAGAACTTCAGACGCAAAGAGTCATGGCGAACGTGCGCGAGCGGCAGAGGACGCAGTCTCTCAACGAAGCCTTTGCATCTTTGCGGAAAATTATTCCCACTTTGCCTTCAGATAAACTCAGCAAAATCCAGACACTAAAACTGGCGGCTAGATACATTGATTTTCTCTACCAAGTGCTACAGAGCGACGAGCTGGACTCGAAAATGGCAAGTTGTAGTTATGTGGCACACGAGAGACTAAGCTATGCTTTTTCCGTATGGAGGATGGAGGGCGCGTGGTCCATGTCAACATCTCACTAG